Genomic DNA from Magnetococcales bacterium:
TCGCAAAGCGCCCAATCCCCCAAGACCCTATTGTCCACCCCGCACCGGCCACACGTAGGTGGTGGCGCTCTTGGTGCTGACGTTCACGAAGCCGTCGTCGAGGTACACGTACCAGGCGACGGAACCACTGGTAGCGTAAGAGGAACTCGACCAGTAGTAGTTGCTCTGCACACCAGAGAACGGATGACCAGAAGGCAAGGCAGGGCTAATCTGGCTCCTATCCACCAGGCTCTTCAACTCAACCTTGTTGGGCAACCGCCAATCCCCCGCCTTGGAGCTGTCCGTCAAACCACAGGCCCCGCTCGCCAGGGTGTTGGCCGAGGTGAGGGCATTGGCCCAGGTTTGTGTATCGAAGCAGTTGGCGTTTTTCAACCAGATCAACCCGGTCAGATTGTCAGTGACCGTGCCATTGCCGTTGTCGGTGAAACGGGGCGTAGGCCAGGCAACCCCCTTCTGCAACGCACCATCCTGACCCGTACCGCCGCAGGATATCGCTGCGCTGGTTGTGCCGGTTGGGTCAGAACAAGTGGTCTGTCCGGTTCTGGGCAGAGGAGCCGAGCCTGTCACTGTCGTCGTTGTCGTTGCTTTGTCGTTCAAGGTGACCGTCAGCGTGCCGATGGTTCCCACGCTGGCGTAGGTCGGATTGCCCAGGGTCAGGATCATGGTCTTGCCGCCGCCGCTCAGGGCGGTGAAATCGATCATGCCGCCCAGGGTTCCTGCCGGAACGGTCACCGGCGAGGTGGTCGAGAGGGCATAATCCGTCCCGGCCTTGGCTGTCCCCGCAATGGTGAAAGGAACGGATACGTTCACACTGCTGGCCTTGGACAGGGAAAACGGCACCGCGACCTTGTCGCCCGGGTAGTTCGTCAGACTGGCCGTGGTGAACTGTACGACCGGTTCAGCGGCAACAACGCCGGCGGAAGGATTGTTGGCCAGCGTTTCGTTGGTGACGTTGGTGACAGGTTGCGTGTTGCCTGTGGGCGGACTGGAAACAGGATCGCTGCTGCCACCGCTCACCGGGGCGACACGAACGAATGTTGTGGAACCCGGGCTGTCGTCCGATGCGACGAACGAGTTGCCACTGATGATGATTCTATCTGTGCCAACAGGGTGGGAAGCGCCACCCTGTCCATTGGTGTCCACGATCAATCCAACAGAAAGGACTCCCGTGGAGGCGTTCCATTTGTAGGTGCCAAACTCGACGCCATTTGTAACATTTGGATCTACGGTGTTTTTCTCGGCCAGGAAATAATACCCGTTGTTGAAGAAAGTCACGACAACAGAGTAGGTCTTGTTCGCATCCGTGGCATACCAGGAACCCACCAGAGCGTTGCTCGGGTCGCTGACCAGGCGGATCAGATTTGATGGCGGATCGGTAGCCGAAGTGGATGAATCCGTATACGTCGCGACATCGCCGTTGAACTTGACGATTCCTGGCCCTTTGGTCAGGGAATCGCTCAACCCCCAGGTGCCATTGGTATCCACCTCCACTTTCGTGGCGGCCAACTTGCCGGTGGCGGCATCCCAGGAGTAGCTGCCCAACTCCACGCCGGTAAACCCACCTCCATCCGTTGGTCCTGTCTCGGCATGAACGTAAGTGCCGTCGCTCAGGAAGGTGATGACCCCGCTGTTCCCCCACGCGTCGTTCAGGGAATACCAGGTACCCAGGAGCGTGTCACTGGCTTTGCTCGTGCTGACGGGGGGGGCTGCGCTTGGCGGCTCGACGATGGTGACGGTCACCGTCGCCACGTTGGAGCTCAACTTGCCATCGCTGACCTTGAAGGTGAAACTATCCGTGCCGGTGATGTTGGTGTTGGGGGTGTAGGT
This window encodes:
- a CDS encoding DUF1566 domain-containing protein, which codes for MKKRLWILALLSAWTFGGCGGGGSDGGSGASSGSSAPVTVKGAALDGPVSGATVTVKNADGSVIAGATAKTLADGTYSVSVPGNQPMPWKIEVGTDGVDTVTGETIPFTMTTLVTSASQTTANASPLTTLVTAAVENAVGGLSLVKATDVTSMSSQMIKQLGFGVDGENSQIDLITTPVTAAVASSVAMASEALGEMARRTARSVTGTGGTTVTPARVLQLLGEDMSDGYVDGKKRVAGVASAVSTSDLAGISVDKLIAVVQVQAAQVATEVVSNQLSVTKNSGAVMSASEVKTALATALAATVNAVEGSKVSASDIAIRLAALPVSSALKQQGMTGVDSVLVLDKTNAAFVDLKQKYQAITVGSKASEAAQTLTANVLATTQAAATTILTNAVSGVLVTTGDLLGQLQGSSATAIAATTTSTNTGAVNRAPVASGGSLSITKNTSFSGLTLLGRPPQAVTASDPDGDALTYSIVTNGSKGSATFINPTSGAITYTPNTNITGTDSFTFKVSDGKLSSNVATVTVTIVEPPSAAPPVSTSKASDTLLGTWYSLNDAWGNSGVITFLSDGTYVHAETGPTDGGGFTGVELGSYSWDAATGKLAATKVEVDTNGTWGLSDSLTKGPGIVKFNGDVATYTDSSTSATDPPSNLIRLVSDPSNALVGSWYATDANKTYSVVVTFFNNGYYFLAEKNTVDPNVTNGVEFGTYKWNASTGVLSVGLIVDTNGQGGASHPVGTDRIIISGNSFVASDDSPGSTTFVRVAPVSGGSSDPVSSPPTGNTQPVTNVTNETLANNPSAGVVAAEPVVQFTTASLTNYPGDKVAVPFSLSKASSVNVSVPFTIAGTAKAGTDYALSTTSPVTVPAGTLGGMIDFTALSGGGKTMILTLGNPTYASVGTIGTLTVTLNDKATTTTTVTGSAPLPRTGQTTCSDPTGTTSAAISCGGTGQDGALQKGVAWPTPRFTDNGNGTVTDNLTGLIWLKNANCFDTQTWANALTSANTLASGACGLTDSSKAGDWRLPNKVELKSLVDRSQISPALPSGHPFSGVQSNYYWSSSSYATSGSVAWYVYLDDGFVNVSTKSATTYVWPVRGGQ